One Gossypium hirsutum isolate 1008001.06 chromosome A11, Gossypium_hirsutum_v2.1, whole genome shotgun sequence genomic window carries:
- the LOC107889015 gene encoding proteasome subunit alpha type-2-B isoform X2, whose product MVCDGEGSVQIISQRLARQKNGVRPFGVSLLVAGYDDNGPQLYQVDPSGSYFSWKASAIGKNVSNAKTFLEKRYTDDMELDDAVHTAILTLKEGFEGQISGKNIEIGIIGTDKKFRL is encoded by the exons ATGGTTTGCGACGGTGAAGGAAGTGTTCAAATCATCTCGCAAAGACTTGCCAGACAAAAAAA tGGTGTAAGGCCTTTTGGTGTATCTCTACTGGTTGCTGGGTATGACGACAATGGTCCACAATTGTATCAG GTGGATCCATCTGGTTCCTATTTCTCATGGAAAGCCTCAGCAATAGGGAAAAATGTCTCAAATGCAAAAACATTTCTTGAGAAAAG ATACACTGATGACATGGAGCTTGATGATGCTGTGCATACTGCTATTTTGACTCTCAAAGAGGG ATTTGAAGGACAAATCTCAGGGAAAAACATTGAAATTGGGATTATTGGAACTGACAAAAAATTCAG GCTGTAA
- the LOC107889015 gene encoding proteasome subunit alpha type-2-B isoform X1, which produces MVCDGEGSVQIISQRLARQKNGVRPFGVSLLVAGYDDNGPQLYQVDPSGSYFSWKASAIGKNVSNAKTFLEKRYTDDMELDDAVHTAILTLKEGFEGQISGKNIEIGIIGTDKKFRVLTLAEIDDYLAEVE; this is translated from the exons ATGGTTTGCGACGGTGAAGGAAGTGTTCAAATCATCTCGCAAAGACTTGCCAGACAAAAAAA tGGTGTAAGGCCTTTTGGTGTATCTCTACTGGTTGCTGGGTATGACGACAATGGTCCACAATTGTATCAG GTGGATCCATCTGGTTCCTATTTCTCATGGAAAGCCTCAGCAATAGGGAAAAATGTCTCAAATGCAAAAACATTTCTTGAGAAAAG ATACACTGATGACATGGAGCTTGATGATGCTGTGCATACTGCTATTTTGACTCTCAAAGAGGG ATTTGAAGGACAAATCTCAGGGAAAAACATTGAAATTGGGATTATTGGAACTGACAAAAAATTCAG GGTACTAACCCTGGCTGAAATTGATGATTATTTGGCTGAAGTCGAGTAG